The following proteins are encoded in a genomic region of Phoenix dactylifera cultivar Barhee BC4 unplaced genomic scaffold, palm_55x_up_171113_PBpolish2nd_filt_p 001575F, whole genome shotgun sequence:
- the LOC120108829 gene encoding cytochrome c1-like has product MNYGAFMDSALCSAVRHLHETETLMHIIQDYRKRARRHQRGHEEAEARRLASEAECQELQARMGSAEDEIRALTAELEEEKGTHALVRSEVRAAEARLAEAESSLAIREQEGFKDFRNQLRRLLPDFDLNLLQPGAGVEESEAETEAPAADGAAQEGPAEAPEAAPEAAEAAPEIAEAAPEAAEAAPEIAEAALEAAEAEVGTSIAEEPAVPEVAEDSRAEP; this is encoded by the exons ATGAATTATGGCGCCTTCATGGACTCTGCCCTTTGCTCTGCTGTCCGG CATCTGCACGAGACGGAGACGCTGATGCATATAATCCAGGATTATCGGAAGCGAGCCCGAAGGCATCAGCGGGGGCACGAGGAGGCcgaggcgaggcgtctcgcatcCGAGGCCGAGTGCCAGGAGCTTCAGGCGAGAATGGGGTCGGCCGAGGACGAGATTCGggctctgaccgccgagctcgaagaggagaagggcACGCACGCACTTGTCAGATCTGAAGTGCGCGCCGCGGAGGCTCGTCTGGCGGAGGCCGAGTCATCGCTCGCtatccgcgagcaggag ggcttcaaggacttccgcaACCAACTGCGGCGACTTCTTCCAGACTTCGACCTTAACCTGCTTCAACCAGGAGCGGGGGTCGAGGAGTCGGAGGCGGAGACGGAAGCTCCGGCAGCTGACGGGGCTGCCCAGGAGGGCCCGGCCGAGGCACCCGAGGCTGCTCCCGAGGCCGCCGAGGCTGCTCCCGAGATTGCCGAGGCTGCTCCCGAGGCCGCCGAGGCTGCTCCCGAGATTGCCGAGGCTGCTCTCGAGGCCGCCGAGGCTGAGGTAGGAACCTCGATCGCAGAGGAACCAGCCGTTCCTGAAGTCGCCGAGGACAGTAGAGCTGAGCCTTAA